The proteins below are encoded in one region of Rana temporaria chromosome 2, aRanTem1.1, whole genome shotgun sequence:
- the FILIP1L gene encoding filamin A-interacting protein 1-like isoform X2 codes for MLKHLIEQEATYQSKKEKENHKKITKLRDELTKLKSFALIVVDEQQRLTEQLQSQSAKIQELTLTAQKAQDKLAIVEVKAEEEEQKANRLEIELQTQESKFFQEHESMMAKLTSEETQNRQLRLKLAALSRQIDELEETNKTLRKAEDELHDLKEKVNKGECGNSSLMTEVEELRKRLLEMEGKDEELMKMEEQCKDLNRKLEKEASQSKTLKVEIDKLSKRINDLEKLEDAFSKSKQECQSIKSALEKERANSKQLFNELESLKVRIRELETIEVRLGKTETVLKEDLTKLKTLTVMLVEERKTFTEKIRQTEEKLKSTNSHLQQEQNKVTSITEKLIDESKKSLKSKTELQEKLQTITKENEELKSKLRAEEEKGNDLMSKVTILKKKLQSLELIEKEFLKNKMKPENKQSETLYQENNKIRELTQEVERLKHTLKQMKAMEDDLMKTEDEYESLEKRYYNEQQKAKMFSEELEVVKLELANYKLAEKSGSFQEKIMLTKLKEEEAKSGHLSREVTALKEKIHDYMKTEDTICRLKGDHSVLQRKLMQQENRNKELTKEMENLSKELERYRRFSKSLRPSLNGRRISDFQVFSKEVQTDPIYNEPPDYKSLVPLERAVINGQLYQESDNEDDDTQDEDSPVAFKYNTSNNNSLNNNRKLVSPWTKSNQQAQNGKVQLKQNGNYIHPGDMVLTHTPGQPLHIKVTPDHGQNTATLEITSPTTENPHSFTSTAVIPSCGTPKQRITIIQNGSLTPVKSKVTDGYVTPDQVVSPFTMTSFVRPRSPDSCGSITPDRTMSPIQVLALTSSSSSPERVLSPEPMDVGGTHAVFRVSPDKQAGWQFQRSNSSSSTSSVITTEDNKIHIHLRRPSSPFTPVQEKIHSLTNGIPSKPTNKITNSITITPTATPQSRQSQFTASEDMPCGIAPTRIPKPKPGTVSKLPIKKPMGNAVNGEREVSREKTHSSRTISNPQGAAKR; via the exons AT gtTAAAACATCTGATTGAACAAGAAGCAACTTAccagtctaaaaaagaaaaagagaaccaCAAGAAAATAACCAAACTTCGAGATGAGCTTACAAAGCTGAAATCGTTTGCATTAATTGTGGTCGATGAGCAACAGAGGTTAACGGAGCAGTTACAATCACAAAGTGCCAAGATCCAAGAGTTAACATTAACCGCCCAAAAAGCACAGGATAAGCTCGCCATTGTAGAAGTAAAGGCAGAAGAAGAGGAACAAAAAGCAAACAGACTTGAAATAGAACTTCAAACTCAGGAAAGTAAGTTCTTCCAAGAGCATGAATCCATGATGGCCAAACTAACCAGCGAAGAAACTCAGAACCGCCAACTCAGAttaaagctggcagcactgagcAGACAAATAGATGAGCTTGAGGAAACAAATAAGACTCTGCGTAAAGCAGAGGATGAACTTCATGACCTAAAGGAGAAGGTGAATAAGGGAGAATGTGGAAACTCCAGCCTTATGACAGAAGTGGAGGAGCTGAGAAAACGTCTGCTCGAAATGGAAGGCAAAGATGAAGAGCTTATGAAAATGGAGGAACAATGCAAAGATCTCAATAGGAAATTAGAAAAAGAGGCCTCACAAAGCAAAACTCTAAAAGTTGAAATTGACAAGCTAAGCAAAAGGATTAATGACCTGGAGAAATTGGAAGATGCTTTCAGCAAAAGTAAACAAGAATGCCAATCCATTAAAAGTGCCCTGGAAAAAGAACGAGCCAACAGCAAGCAATTGTTTAATGAGCTAGAAAGTTTAAAAGTTCGAATCCGGGAGCTGGAAACTATTGAAGTAAGGCTTGGGAAAACTGAAACTGTACTCAAAGAGGATCTCACTAAACTGAAAACTTTAACGGTGATGCTTGTGGAGGAAAGAAAGACCTTTACTGAAAAGATCAGACAAACTGAGGAGAAGCTCAAATCAACCAATTCACATCTACAGCAGGAGCAAAACAAAGTGACATCCATTACAGAAAAACTGATAGACGAAAGTAAAAAATCTCTCAAGTCTAAGACAGAATTACAGGAAAAGCTGCAAACTATCACTAAAGAAAATGAGGAGCTAAAAAGCAAACTCAGAGCAGAAGAAGAAAAAGGTAACGATCTTATGTCCAAAGTGACCATCCTCAAGAAAAAACTGCAGTCACTTGAATTAATTGAAAAGGAGtttctgaaaaacaaaatgaagCCGGAAAATAAGCAGTCCGAAACACTGTACCAGGAAAACAATAAAATCAGAGAACTTACTCAAGAGGTTGAAAGGTTAAAACACACCCTAAAGCAGATGAAAGCAATGGAAGATGACCTCATGAAAACAGAGGATGAGTATGAATCTCTGGAGAAAAGGTATTATAACGAGCAGCAAAAAGCCAAAATGTTTTCGGAGGAACTTGAAGTAGTAAAATTGGAACTAGCAAACTATAAGCTTGCTGAGAAATCAGGATCTTTTCAAGAAAAAATAATGTTGACAAAGTTAAAGGAGGAAGAGGCAAAGTCTGGCCACCTTTCAAGAGAAGTTACAGCCTTGAAGGAGAAGATCCATGACTACATGAAAACGGAGGACACAATTTGTCGTTTGAAGGGAGATCATTCAGTTCTTCAGAGGAAACTCATGCAGCAGGAAAACAGAAACAAAGAGCTTACTAAAGAAATGGAAAACCTATCCAAGGAACTTGAACGATATCGTCGTTTTAGCAAGAGTTTGCGGCCCAGCCTTAATGGAAGGAGAATTTCAGACTTTCAAGTGTTCTCAAAGGAAGTGCAGACAGATCCGATATATAATGAACCACCTGATTACAAAAGTCTTGTTCCTTTGGAGAGAGCAGTCATAAATGGACAATTATAccaagaaagtgataatgaggatgATGACACGCAAGATGAAGACTCTCCTGTTGCTTTCAAATATAACACATCCAACAACAATAGCTTAAATAACAACAGAAAATTAGTATCACCATGGACAAAATCTAACCAACAGGCACAAAATGGTAAAGTACAATTAAAACAGAATGGAAATTACATCCATCCAGGAGATATGGTTCTCACACATACACCAGGTCAACCGTTACATATCAAAGTCACACCAGATCATGGACAAAACACAGCCACTCTTGAAATAACAAGCCCTACTACCGAAAACCCACACTCCTTTACAAGCACTGCTGTGATACCAAGCTGTGGCACTCCAAAACAAAGGATAACAATCATTCAAAATGGTTCCTTGACTCCTGTGAAGTCAAAAGTAACAGATGGATATGTCACACCAGATCAAGTGGTGTCCCCTTTTACAATGACTTCTTTTGTAAGACCTAGGTCACCCGACTCATGTGGTTCCATAACTCCAGACAGAACAATGTCCCCAATCCAAGTACTGGCCTTAACCAGTTCTTCAAGTTCACCAGAGCGTGTACTGTCACCAGAGCCAATGGATGTTGGGGGAACTCATGCTGTTTTTCGAGTATCACCCGATAAACAAGCTGGATGGCAGTTTCAAAGGTCAAACAGTTCTAGCTCAACTTCAAGTGTCATAACTACTGAGGACAATAAAATTCATATCCATCTAAGAAGACCTAGCAGTCCTTTCACTCCAGTACAAGAGAAAATACATTCACTAACTAATGGAATTCCAAGTAAACCCACAAATAAAATCACCAACAGCATTACTATAACCCCAACTGCTACTCCACAATCACGACAGTCACAATTTACA